A region from the Mesorhizobium shangrilense genome encodes:
- the trbJ gene encoding P-type conjugative transfer protein TrbJ has protein sequence MAAASVVAVTIALSCAPASAFIVFDPSNYSQNLLTAARSLEQIQNQITSLQNEAQMLINQAKNLTSLPTSLLGQIEGNFSEMKTMLGEADKLAYSVQDIDRQFTSTYENFGSNLSSQQLVDGARERWKTSVSAFEHSLKSGAVAVDNIEGTQQQTSALVGASQSAVGVLQATQAGNQLLAVQARQVADLTAMMAAQGRASALEQARKAAAQEQAREQFSRFMAGSSYSPSTVRMFHD, from the coding sequence ATGGCTGCCGCCAGCGTTGTCGCCGTGACAATCGCGCTGTCCTGCGCACCGGCTTCGGCGTTCATCGTCTTTGATCCAAGCAACTACAGTCAGAATCTGCTCACGGCAGCACGCTCGCTGGAGCAGATCCAGAACCAGATCACCTCGCTTCAGAACGAAGCGCAGATGCTAATCAACCAGGCGAAGAACCTCACCTCGCTGCCGACATCGCTGCTTGGCCAGATCGAAGGCAACTTTTCCGAGATGAAGACCATGCTCGGCGAGGCCGACAAGCTCGCCTACAGCGTCCAGGATATCGACAGGCAGTTCACCTCGACCTACGAAAACTTCGGTTCGAACCTGTCCAGCCAGCAGCTTGTCGATGGCGCGCGCGAGCGCTGGAAGACCTCGGTGTCGGCCTTCGAACATTCGTTGAAGAGCGGAGCCGTCGCCGTCGACAACATCGAGGGGACACAACAGCAGACCAGCGCGCTGGTCGGCGCCAGCCAGTCGGCCGTCGGCGTGCTGCAGGCGACGCAGGCCGGCAACCAGCTTCTCGCCGTGCAGGCAAGGCAGGTGGCGGATCTGACAGCGATGATGGCAGCGCAGGGGCGCGCCAGCGCGCTCGAGCAGGCGAGGAAGGCCGCTGCGCAAGAGCAGGCGCGAGAACAGTTCAGCCGCTTCATGGCGGGTAGCAGCTACAGCCCGTCGACAGTCCGCATGTTCCACGACTGA
- the trbK-alt gene encoding putative entry exclusion protein TrbK-alt codes for MNLKIAARMTAVLALGAAMTAAFMALRGDGSQEASSPRSAHPGGEPARVELARCRDIGMAAIADKACRKIWAENRRRFLQPTQHVSPYAIPLVDKDQSRLLPVQPSAPPGAEDQLRPNTVAP; via the coding sequence ATGAATCTCAAGATCGCCGCCCGGATGACAGCCGTTCTTGCCCTTGGCGCCGCCATGACCGCCGCCTTCATGGCGTTGCGCGGCGACGGCTCGCAGGAAGCGTCCTCCCCGCGTTCCGCACATCCGGGCGGCGAGCCGGCAAGGGTCGAGCTTGCACGATGCCGGGACATCGGCATGGCCGCGATTGCTGACAAGGCCTGTAGGAAGATCTGGGCGGAAAACCGCCGGCGTTTTCTTCAGCCGACACAGCATGTTTCACCATATGCGATTCCCTTGGTCGACAAGGACCAGAGCCGGCTTCTGCCTGTTCAACCGTCTGCGCCGCCGGGTGCGGAAGACCAACTCCGCCCGAACACGGTGGCGCCATGA
- the trbL gene encoding P-type conjugative transfer protein TrbL, producing the protein MNDTGVIDRFLETFTRYIDSGFGLLGGEVAFLTSTLIVVDITLAGLFWAWGADEDMLHRLVKKTLYIGFFAFIIGNFNRLAGIIFESFSGLGLKAGGSGLSGSALLQPGRVAQVGIDAGNPILEAASQLMGYVSFFENFVQIAVLMIAWAIVLIAFFILAVQIFVTLIEFKLTTLAGFVLIPFALFNRTAFLAEKVLGNIVASGVKILVLAVIVGIGSGLFGEFTQGFGGQQPTITDALSLVLGALSLMGLSIFGPGIATGLVSGAPQLGAGAAVGTSLAAIGLGAAGAMGARAGLSGGASALNAGGRMSAAAARGGAHLAGSTSTAYGLAAATSGQSGAGSIAAGMAGVARAGAGAAVQPIKQAMSRAASALSSSHQAGRSAAWNATGGEPPGGTAFPATAPNTQSGPGSPPAWANRMKRGQTMSHGASMAAHSVRSGDHGGGSMNVSLNQDDRR; encoded by the coding sequence ATGAACGACACCGGCGTCATCGATCGTTTCCTCGAGACTTTTACCCGCTACATCGACTCAGGCTTTGGTCTGCTTGGCGGCGAGGTGGCCTTTCTCACGTCGACGCTGATCGTCGTTGATATTACGCTCGCCGGCCTGTTCTGGGCCTGGGGTGCGGACGAGGACATGCTCCACCGGCTGGTGAAGAAGACGCTTTACATTGGCTTCTTCGCCTTCATCATCGGCAACTTCAATCGTCTCGCCGGCATCATCTTCGAGAGTTTTTCCGGGCTCGGCCTGAAGGCGGGAGGATCGGGATTGTCGGGCTCCGCACTCCTGCAGCCGGGACGTGTCGCACAGGTCGGCATCGACGCCGGCAATCCGATCCTTGAGGCCGCCAGCCAGTTGATGGGCTACGTCTCGTTCTTCGAGAATTTTGTGCAGATCGCGGTGCTGATGATCGCGTGGGCGATCGTGCTGATTGCCTTCTTTATCCTCGCTGTCCAGATTTTCGTCACGCTGATCGAGTTCAAGCTGACGACGCTTGCCGGCTTCGTGCTGATCCCGTTTGCGCTGTTCAACCGGACCGCTTTCCTTGCCGAAAAAGTGCTCGGCAACATTGTTGCTTCGGGCGTGAAGATCCTCGTGCTCGCTGTCATTGTCGGCATAGGCTCGGGCCTCTTTGGCGAGTTCACCCAAGGTTTTGGCGGGCAACAGCCCACGATTACGGATGCGTTGTCGCTTGTGCTGGGCGCCCTGTCGCTGATGGGGCTGTCGATCTTCGGTCCCGGCATCGCTACTGGCCTTGTTTCCGGCGCTCCGCAGCTCGGGGCGGGTGCTGCTGTCGGAACGAGCCTCGCGGCCATCGGTCTAGGTGCCGCCGGCGCCATGGGCGCCCGTGCCGGATTGAGCGGCGGCGCAAGTGCGCTCAATGCCGGAGGGCGCATGTCGGCAGCCGCTGCGCGCGGTGGCGCGCATCTTGCCGGCAGCACCTCGACGGCTTACGGCCTCGCCGCTGCCACATCCGGACAGAGCGGTGCAGGCTCGATTGCCGCCGGCATGGCAGGCGTCGCCAGGGCGGGCGCCGGCGCTGCCGTCCAACCGATAAAGCAGGCAATGTCGCGCGCGGCTTCAGCGCTGTCTTCCAGTCATCAAGCCGGCCGCTCGGCGGCATGGAACGCGACCGGCGGCGAGCCGCCGGGGGGGACTGCTTTCCCAGCTACCGCTCCAAACACACAATCCGGCCCCGGATCGCCGCCAGCATGGGCCAACCGCATGAAGCGCGGCCAGACCATGAGCCATGGCGCGAGTATGGCCGCGCATTCAGTCCGCTCCGGCGACCACGGCGGCGGCTCGATGAATGTTTCCCTCAATCAGGACGACCGCCGATGA
- the trbF gene encoding conjugal transfer protein TrbF: protein MTLFRRPSVRYGKTPQPETPYQRAAQVWDDRIGSARVQAKNWRLMAFGSLVLAGGFASALVWQSTRGTVVPWVVQVDKLGEAQAVTPAVADYRPTDPQIAWHLARFIEQVRSIPDDPIIVRQNWLRAYDYTTDRGAISLNDYARLNDPFAKVGKIQIAVEVSSVIRASPDSFRVAWIERRYENGSLASTERWTAILTIVTQQPRDADRLKANPLGVYVNAINWSKELS, encoded by the coding sequence ATGACCCTCTTCAGACGACCTTCCGTTCGTTACGGAAAGACGCCTCAACCGGAGACGCCATATCAGCGCGCCGCTCAGGTCTGGGATGACCGCATCGGCTCGGCTCGTGTGCAGGCGAAAAACTGGCGGCTGATGGCATTCGGGTCGTTGGTCCTTGCCGGTGGCTTCGCTTCTGCCCTGGTCTGGCAATCGACGCGGGGCACGGTTGTTCCATGGGTCGTGCAGGTCGACAAGCTGGGCGAGGCGCAGGCGGTTACCCCAGCCGTCGCCGACTATCGGCCGACCGATCCGCAGATTGCTTGGCATCTCGCCCGCTTCATCGAGCAGGTCAGAAGCATCCCGGATGACCCGATCATTGTCCGCCAGAACTGGTTGCGCGCCTACGACTACACGACTGACCGCGGCGCCATTTCCCTGAACGACTACGCGCGTCTGAACGACCCTTTTGCCAAGGTCGGCAAAATCCAGATCGCGGTCGAGGTTTCCAGCGTCATCCGGGCTTCGCCGGACTCGTTCCGTGTCGCTTGGATCGAGCGTCGCTACGAGAACGGCAGCCTGGCCAGCACCGAGCGTTGGACCGCCATCCTTACCATCGTCACTCAACAACCCCGCGATGCAGATCGGCTGAAGGCCAATCCGCTCGGCGTCTACGTCAATGCGATCAACTGGTCGAAGGAGCTTTCATGA
- the trbG gene encoding P-type conjugative transfer protein TrbG gives MGAAPTRKTTGQSVHSITTVRLLALALLSATALAGCASKKYIPPEIQYDDAKPAMLKADPTGPVKVVELPKPLPLPGQLKPIVTSKAQAEPADPKQRISQANEAARMQPVRDGFINAIQLYPWSEGALYQIYTAPGQVTDIALQPSEQLVGSGPVAAGDTVRWIIGDTQSGAGDRLQVHILVKPTRPDLQTNLVINSDRRTYHLELRSTESTYMASVSWQYPLDQLIALRRQNAQASEAQPVASGIDIQKLNFRYRIEGDAAPWKPLRVFDDGSKVYIEFPSGIGQGEMPPLFVIGPSGGSELVNYRARQNYYVVDRLFAAAELRLGDKTSGKRVRIVRTDGRPQRSARLFR, from the coding sequence ATGGGTGCGGCACCAACACGTAAAACGACAGGACAGTCCGTCCACAGCATCACAACCGTGCGGCTACTTGCCCTGGCGCTGCTGTCGGCAACGGCGCTCGCCGGCTGTGCCTCGAAAAAATACATCCCACCCGAGATCCAATACGATGATGCCAAGCCGGCCATGCTAAAGGCCGATCCGACCGGTCCCGTGAAGGTCGTGGAACTGCCGAAACCGCTTCCGCTTCCCGGCCAGTTGAAGCCTATTGTGACCAGCAAGGCTCAGGCGGAGCCGGCCGACCCCAAGCAGCGTATCAGCCAGGCAAACGAGGCCGCACGAATGCAGCCCGTCCGCGACGGATTTATCAACGCGATCCAACTCTATCCGTGGAGCGAAGGCGCGCTCTACCAGATCTATACCGCGCCGGGCCAGGTCACCGACATCGCCCTGCAGCCTAGCGAGCAGCTCGTCGGCTCTGGTCCCGTCGCCGCCGGCGATACCGTGCGCTGGATTATCGGTGATACGCAGAGCGGGGCAGGGGACCGTCTCCAGGTCCACATTCTCGTCAAGCCGACGCGGCCAGATCTTCAGACCAACCTTGTCATCAACAGCGATCGCCGCACCTATCATCTCGAGCTGCGATCGACCGAAAGCACCTACATGGCCTCTGTATCGTGGCAGTATCCGCTGGATCAGTTGATAGCGCTGCGGCGCCAGAACGCGCAGGCTTCCGAAGCCCAGCCGGTCGCTTCCGGCATCGACATCCAGAAACTCAACTTTCGTTACCGCATCGAGGGCGACGCGGCACCGTGGAAGCCGCTACGCGTGTTCGATGACGGCTCAAAAGTCTACATAGAATTTCCATCCGGTATCGGTCAGGGTGAGATGCCGCCGCTCTTCGTCATCGGCCCATCGGGCGGCTCGGAACTGGTCAACTACCGCGCTCGGCAAAACTACTATGTCGTCGACCGCCTCTTCGCCGCGGCTGAACTGAGGCTCGGCGACAAGACGAGCGGGAAGCGTGTCAGAATCGTGCGCACTGACGGTAGACCGCAGCGCAGCGCGAGGCTGTTCCGATGA
- a CDS encoding TrbI/VirB10 family protein — translation MSDVANLPNPDIRAELRLRPAPARVTRLSRKVLIGLGGVVSAAILGTLIWALDTRRRGNDEPSELFTTENRSTADGLQTLPKDYAGIPKLGPPLPGDLGRPILRAQERGQSIEVPNISTPRADPDEQRRLAEIEAARVAKLFTDTNARANTARQDTGAGNIVANAMSGLTPPTEQPPLDPGTAQNMQDRKLAFVNAIPDRRTVSPDHLIEKVSAYIVQAGTVIPAALVTGIRSDLPGQITAQVTENVYDSPTGSYLLIPQGARLIGQYDSQVAFGQSRVLLVWSRLIMPDGISIVLERQPGADAAGFAGLEDEVDHHWGQMFRAAALSTLLGVGSSLGSSNNESDVAKAIRESAQNSVSNIGQQIVRNQLNVQPTLTIRPGFPVRIIVNHDLVLAPYGTRKDPS, via the coding sequence ATGAGCGACGTTGCAAATCTCCCGAACCCTGACATCAGGGCCGAACTACGTCTGAGGCCCGCGCCCGCCAGGGTCACGCGCCTTTCGCGCAAGGTGCTGATCGGTCTTGGTGGAGTGGTCAGTGCTGCGATCCTTGGCACACTGATCTGGGCGCTCGACACCAGGCGGCGCGGCAACGATGAGCCATCCGAACTCTTCACCACTGAAAATCGATCGACCGCCGACGGGTTACAAACCCTGCCGAAGGATTATGCCGGCATTCCAAAGCTCGGGCCCCCTTTGCCCGGCGATCTCGGCCGGCCAATCCTGCGTGCACAGGAGCGCGGCCAGTCGATCGAGGTGCCCAACATCAGTACGCCGCGCGCCGATCCGGACGAGCAGCGTCGCCTGGCCGAGATTGAGGCCGCGCGTGTCGCGAAGCTCTTTACCGACACCAACGCGCGAGCGAATACCGCGCGGCAGGATACTGGTGCAGGAAACATCGTGGCGAACGCCATGTCCGGCTTGACGCCACCGACCGAACAGCCGCCGCTCGATCCTGGCACGGCTCAAAACATGCAGGATCGCAAGCTCGCTTTCGTCAACGCGATACCGGATCGACGCACCGTAAGTCCTGACCATCTCATCGAGAAGGTCTCGGCCTACATCGTGCAGGCCGGAACGGTCATTCCAGCGGCGCTTGTCACCGGGATCCGGTCCGATCTTCCCGGCCAGATCACCGCCCAGGTCACCGAGAACGTCTATGATAGTCCGACAGGGTCATACCTGCTGATCCCGCAAGGAGCGAGGCTGATTGGGCAGTACGACAGCCAGGTCGCGTTCGGCCAGTCGCGCGTGCTGCTGGTTTGGAGCCGGCTCATCATGCCCGATGGCATATCCATTGTGCTGGAGCGTCAGCCGGGCGCCGATGCGGCAGGCTTTGCCGGACTGGAGGATGAGGTCGATCACCATTGGGGCCAGATGTTTCGGGCCGCAGCGCTGTCGACGTTATTGGGCGTCGGCTCCAGCCTCGGTTCCAGCAACAACGAGAGTGATGTCGCCAAGGCCATTCGAGAGAGCGCGCAGAATTCAGTCTCGAATATCGGTCAGCAGATCGTTCGCAACCAGCTGAACGTCCAGCCGACGCTCACCATTCGGCCCGGCTTCCCGGTTCGCATCATCGTCAACCACGACCTTGTGCTCGCGCCGTATGGCACGCGGAAGGATCCGTCATGA
- a CDS encoding MarR family winged helix-turn-helix transcriptional regulator, giving the protein MEKAPADRERDGPAFLLAQLGAHAASKFAARMRAIDLTPPLVGVLRFLARNPGSIQKELADAIGMPASRLVAMADQLESRGLVCRVRDEEDRRSHRITLTAGGEAELAIIAREAREHKNELLAALSTEEQDQLAGLLQRVAIQQGLRLGVHPGLSRPSYVEQTEPL; this is encoded by the coding sequence ATGGAAAAAGCTCCCGCGGACCGAGAGAGAGACGGTCCCGCATTTTTGTTGGCTCAGTTGGGAGCGCATGCCGCCTCGAAATTTGCCGCGAGGATGCGCGCTATCGATCTCACGCCCCCGTTGGTAGGCGTCCTGCGATTTTTGGCTCGCAATCCTGGATCGATTCAAAAGGAGCTCGCCGACGCCATCGGCATGCCAGCTAGCAGGCTTGTCGCTATGGCGGATCAGCTAGAAAGTCGTGGGCTCGTCTGCCGGGTACGCGACGAAGAAGATCGCCGGTCGCATCGGATTACTCTAACCGCCGGCGGTGAGGCAGAACTTGCGATCATCGCTAGAGAGGCGCGAGAACATAAAAACGAACTGCTCGCAGCCCTGTCAACGGAAGAGCAAGATCAGCTTGCCGGACTTCTCCAACGGGTTGCCATCCAGCAGGGTCTTAGGCTCGGCGTCCATCCCGGCCTGTCCCGCCCATCGTATGTTGAGCAAACGGAGCCTTTGTAA
- a CDS encoding SDR family NAD(P)-dependent oxidoreductase encodes MDDQSIEQAPGLLSEKVALLIGASRGIGARTARVLARAGAKVMLAARDEKALEAVVGVIQAEGHEAHFMSLDVGDERSVECLVDATLGAFGRLDIALITHLMGERRNLSPT; translated from the coding sequence ATGGACGATCAGTCTATCGAGCAGGCCCCAGGCTTATTAAGCGAGAAAGTCGCACTTTTGATTGGCGCCAGTCGCGGTATCGGTGCACGAACAGCGAGGGTCCTGGCTCGGGCCGGCGCGAAGGTGATGCTTGCTGCCCGTGACGAAAAGGCGCTGGAGGCCGTTGTTGGGGTAATCCAAGCCGAGGGCCATGAAGCGCATTTTATGTCCTTGGATGTGGGCGACGAGCGCTCTGTAGAGTGCTTGGTCGATGCGACGTTGGGTGCATTTGGGCGGCTTGATATTGCTTTAATAACGCATCTGATGGGGGAGCGCCGCAACCTCTCGCCGACATAA
- a CDS encoding SDR family NAD(P)-dependent oxidoreductase yields MSVDDFDRAIRTNVRGTFLGMKFQVPAMLATGGGSIVNMASLAGVQGVANLAGYVTGKAGIIALTKVAALDYADRGVRVNVLAPGPILTHHLEAAGEQTQRQAASATPMRRLGTADEVAKAVLWPGSDESSFITGATLPVDGGQLAGIKPDRMSRQGREMPRARD; encoded by the coding sequence ATAAGCGTCGATGATTTCGACCGTGCTATCCGAACCAATGTCAGGGGAACCTTCCTCGGCATGAAGTTCCAAGTTCCGGCCATGCTTGCCACGGGCGGCGGCTCCATCGTCAACATGGCTTCATTGGCTGGCGTCCAAGGCGTTGCAAATCTCGCGGGCTATGTGACTGGTAAAGCAGGTATAATAGCGCTGACCAAGGTCGCTGCGCTGGACTATGCGGATCGTGGAGTTCGCGTGAATGTTCTTGCGCCAGGTCCTATCCTTACGCACCATCTGGAGGCAGCTGGCGAACAAACCCAACGACAAGCGGCGAGCGCGACACCGATGCGGCGTCTTGGAACAGCCGACGAAGTCGCCAAAGCAGTCCTGTGGCCGGGGTCGGACGAAAGCAGCTTCATCACCGGCGCTACGCTGCCGGTCGACGGAGGGCAGTTGGCAGGCATCAAGCCTGATCGGATGTCCAGGCAGGGTCGGGAGATGCCGCGCGCCCGCGATTGA
- a CDS encoding ABC transporter ATP-binding protein, whose product MTASLRCSGISKSLGGRPVLDNLSLSVNAGEVVSLLGASGSGKTTLLRVISGLTDPDQGQITLDGRTVWSPNAAVPSERRGIGMVFQDYALWPHMSVEKNLGFGLESQRLSQRDVAERLNHALEVTRLAAYRGRYPVELSGGQQQRVAIARCLAARPALMLFDEPLSNLDAALREDMRVEMMDLVRSEGITVVYVTHDQAEAMAVSDRIAVMRAGVIAQFDTPQAIYEKPANAFVAGFIGGFSLVRGTVHQGMFKLADVETEPLQATGARPGVGDLVIRPEDARPATSHPATRLQGTVVSQAFQGRCWRLVIELGKQRVRLDWPDAVPTGTTLGFSIPADRCVILTE is encoded by the coding sequence GTGACCGCCTCCCTTAGGTGCTCGGGCATTTCGAAGTCACTTGGCGGTCGTCCTGTGCTCGATAATCTGAGCCTGAGCGTCAACGCGGGCGAAGTCGTCTCGCTCCTTGGGGCGAGTGGCTCGGGGAAGACCACCCTGCTGCGCGTCATTTCAGGTCTTACCGATCCCGATCAGGGGCAAATCACACTCGATGGACGTACCGTCTGGAGTCCGAACGCTGCGGTTCCTTCCGAGCGGCGCGGCATTGGCATGGTGTTCCAAGACTATGCCCTTTGGCCGCACATGTCAGTCGAAAAGAACCTCGGCTTCGGCCTTGAGTCGCAGCGATTGTCGCAAAGGGACGTCGCGGAGCGGCTCAATCACGCACTCGAGGTCACACGCCTTGCGGCCTATCGCGGCCGTTATCCAGTCGAGTTGTCCGGAGGGCAGCAGCAGCGGGTGGCAATTGCCCGGTGTCTCGCCGCCCGTCCAGCGCTGATGCTTTTCGACGAGCCGCTCAGCAATCTCGATGCGGCCTTGCGCGAAGACATGCGCGTCGAGATGATGGACTTGGTCAGGTCCGAGGGGATCACGGTTGTCTATGTCACCCATGACCAGGCAGAGGCTATGGCGGTCTCGGATCGCATAGCCGTAATGCGTGCCGGCGTCATCGCCCAGTTCGACACGCCGCAGGCGATCTATGAGAAGCCCGCGAACGCATTTGTAGCAGGCTTCATTGGCGGTTTCTCGCTCGTGCGGGGTACCGTCCACCAAGGAATGTTCAAGCTTGCCGACGTTGAAACGGAGCCGCTTCAGGCGACCGGCGCTCGACCCGGGGTCGGAGACTTGGTTATCCGGCCCGAGGACGCCCGACCCGCCACGTCTCATCCCGCCACCCGGTTGCAGGGAACCGTTGTTTCACAAGCATTTCAGGGCAGATGCTGGCGTCTTGTCATTGAACTCGGCAAACAGCGTGTCCGGCTTGATTGGCCCGATGCTGTGCCGACGGGGACGACCCTGGGATTTTCAATTCCGGCCGACCGCTGCGTCATTCTAACTGAATAG
- a CDS encoding ABC transporter permease has product MAHEQQLGATGIVRGSSDKQMVAFVRSAIGRVSVLPLIIYAVFAMLLGLPLLLVLVQAVMPGLFDVNAPDMALSLGPLEKAFGSSRVGNAVVNSLELAATTAFTATLLGGAFALLARRCNIPARRFISAVPWLVFLTPSYLKALAWVLLISPGGYLAQWGILSTQFIHTFFALPGLVFVQTLNLFPLATFVIGAALAGLGGEYEDAARMAGVRPLRIWLHINGPLLMPAIALSLITIFAEVLSDFGMASTIARVSNFGVLTYGIYAAASDYPVDFPMAGVQALILLLLVVGVAMVDRLLRRRADPRLISGRSKNGRTYDLGLWRWPAAIAALVISSLALFLPVAAIAARAFSRTLGAGLTFGNFTAANVLTALSFGTDTDGALLRSLAYAGIAAVITCGGALILAAELDRSRGILRPLVLGLSLGAVAIPGIVLGFGYILMWNRLPGLRNWPFPHYGDASLMVTGYIAAALPYCLVIIMGAIGQLSPSLGEAAKLHGVGATRRLLRITLPLVLLSVVTAFLFTFIRTMFELPISQMLVPVNGPPVPPMVTHLFSHDQDGLGSALSLLSMLVAGGGAGIIWLFAKRFVTRRGVASAVMPTPASSGISSS; this is encoded by the coding sequence ATGGCACACGAACAGCAATTGGGGGCCACGGGAATTGTCCGTGGCTCCAGCGACAAGCAGATGGTTGCCTTCGTAAGGAGCGCGATTGGGCGCGTCAGCGTCCTGCCGCTTATCATCTACGCCGTTTTCGCGATGTTACTCGGACTGCCGTTGCTGTTGGTGCTGGTGCAGGCCGTGATGCCGGGCCTGTTCGACGTCAACGCACCGGACATGGCGCTGAGCCTTGGTCCGCTGGAAAAGGCGTTTGGATCATCGCGGGTCGGCAATGCTGTCGTCAATTCGCTGGAACTGGCGGCAACGACCGCGTTCACCGCCACGCTGCTGGGTGGCGCCTTTGCCTTGCTGGCGCGGCGCTGCAACATTCCGGCGCGGCGGTTCATTTCGGCAGTCCCATGGCTGGTCTTTCTCACCCCCTCCTATCTAAAGGCGCTGGCCTGGGTGCTGCTGATCTCGCCCGGCGGCTATCTGGCGCAATGGGGCATTCTGTCGACCCAGTTCATCCATACGTTCTTCGCCTTGCCGGGTCTCGTTTTCGTACAGACTCTCAACCTTTTTCCGCTTGCTACGTTCGTCATCGGAGCGGCACTCGCCGGACTGGGTGGCGAATACGAGGACGCCGCGCGCATGGCGGGCGTGCGGCCGTTGCGGATATGGCTTCATATCAACGGGCCGCTCTTGATGCCGGCCATCGCCCTCAGCCTGATTACAATCTTTGCCGAGGTGCTGTCGGATTTCGGCATGGCCTCGACGATCGCGCGGGTCTCGAACTTCGGCGTCCTCACCTATGGCATCTACGCCGCCGCCAGCGACTATCCTGTTGATTTCCCGATGGCCGGCGTGCAGGCCCTGATCTTGCTGCTGCTCGTCGTTGGCGTCGCGATGGTCGACCGATTGCTGCGGCGCCGTGCCGACCCGCGACTGATCTCTGGCCGCTCAAAAAATGGGCGCACCTATGATCTCGGCCTCTGGCGTTGGCCAGCTGCGATCGCCGCATTGGTGATTTCCTCCCTCGCCCTGTTCCTCCCGGTCGCGGCGATCGCTGCGCGCGCCTTTTCCCGCACCCTCGGTGCAGGATTGACGTTTGGAAATTTTACAGCCGCGAACGTGCTGACCGCGCTTTCCTTCGGCACCGATACCGACGGCGCGCTTCTTCGCAGCCTCGCCTATGCGGGTATTGCCGCGGTGATCACTTGCGGGGGTGCGCTGATACTCGCGGCCGAACTCGACCGGTCGAGAGGCATCTTGAGACCGCTGGTGCTCGGCCTTTCGTTGGGAGCCGTTGCCATCCCCGGCATTGTGCTGGGCTTCGGTTATATCCTGATGTGGAACCGGCTGCCTGGCTTGCGGAATTGGCCGTTTCCACACTATGGCGACGCTTCGCTGATGGTGACCGGTTATATCGCCGCCGCCCTGCCCTACTGCCTGGTCATCATAATGGGAGCAATCGGCCAGTTGTCGCCAAGCCTCGGGGAAGCCGCCAAACTCCATGGTGTCGGCGCCACGCGACGGCTGTTGCGGATCACACTGCCGCTGGTGCTGCTGAGCGTGGTGACGGCATTCCTGTTCACTTTCATCCGCACGATGTTCGAACTTCCGATCTCACAAATGCTGGTTCCAGTGAACGGCCCACCGGTACCGCCAATGGTGACCCATCTCTTCAGTCACGACCAGGACGGCCTTGGCTCGGCGCTGTCGCTCTTGAGCATGCTTGTGGCTGGGGGTGGCGCCGGGATCATCTGGCTGTTTGCCAAGAGGTTTGTGACGCGGCGTGGCGTTGCATCAGCCGTCATGCCAACACCTGCCTCTTCCGGGATAAGCTCATCGTGA